One region of Nevskia ramosa DSM 11499 genomic DNA includes:
- a CDS encoding AsmA family protein, which translates to MPTTLQPRRQPERRFASSLGAKLIAILLILILLVVLLWDWNWFKPLLESRASAALNRPVTIANLDVKLRWHPWIIVDDIVVANPPEMTPEMPDGSLASVGQLSVHINPWALFDGKVVLPDLIIDRLRGDLRPAPSGAGNWVLDLPPGDPNQPGPTIDIGTLSIIDGTAHVLDPAHKADFVLTAHTENADAGAEAKIIITADGRYSAQAITAKLIGGAVLGLRDPANPYKIDFTAANGATKIALNGTLLDPLRFGGANVSLELQGNDLAALFPLTNIPLPETPPYKLKGMLDYSEQKIRFTDFHGVVGSSDLGGDLYYLPRKDRPEITANLVSQKVVFADLAGFIGAPPGKDGAANDTKQQKAERDKQEAKATLLPDQPINLPKLRAADMHVSYKAERIETDDLPLDNIIAVLDIVDGKLTMKPLSFAVGTGAIALNIALDGQQDQVHAVADIDFRKVDLGHILKKSTIFRGTGVIAGSGRIDTTGNSLKTMLGRGDGQLKLFMTGGDLSAILIDLAGLDLGNALLSAIGIPRRTDLRCMIADFGLKDGQVDTRTLLLDTTEANVIGSGAINLTDEKIDYKLKTEPKHFNIGSLPAPIIIKGPLKSPSVAPEYKSLALRGAAAAILGVVATPLAALIPTVQLGLGDDNDCVALLKTVGAPPSATRPKGKSKGKGG; encoded by the coding sequence ATGCCGACCACCCTCCAGCCACGCCGGCAGCCCGAGCGCCGTTTCGCTTCTTCATTGGGCGCCAAGCTGATCGCGATCCTGCTGATCCTCATCCTGCTCGTGGTGCTGCTGTGGGATTGGAACTGGTTCAAGCCGCTGCTGGAATCACGTGCTTCGGCGGCGTTGAACCGCCCGGTGACGATCGCCAATCTCGACGTCAAGCTGCGCTGGCATCCGTGGATCATTGTCGACGACATCGTCGTCGCCAATCCGCCGGAGATGACCCCGGAAATGCCCGACGGCTCGCTGGCCAGCGTCGGCCAGCTCAGCGTGCACATCAATCCCTGGGCGCTGTTCGACGGCAAGGTAGTGCTGCCGGATCTGATCATCGATCGCCTGCGCGGTGACCTGCGGCCGGCGCCGTCGGGTGCTGGCAACTGGGTGCTCGACCTGCCGCCGGGCGATCCGAACCAGCCCGGCCCCACGATCGACATCGGCACGCTCAGCATCATCGACGGCACGGCGCACGTCCTCGATCCGGCCCACAAGGCCGATTTCGTGCTGACCGCGCACACCGAGAATGCGGACGCCGGCGCCGAAGCGAAGATCATCATCACTGCCGATGGCCGTTACAGCGCCCAAGCCATCACCGCCAAACTGATCGGCGGTGCCGTGCTCGGGCTGCGCGATCCGGCCAATCCTTACAAGATCGATTTCACTGCGGCGAACGGCGCGACCAAGATCGCCCTGAACGGCACCCTGCTCGATCCGCTACGTTTTGGCGGCGCCAATGTCAGCCTTGAACTGCAGGGCAATGATCTCGCCGCCCTGTTCCCGCTGACCAACATCCCGCTGCCGGAAACGCCGCCCTACAAGCTCAAGGGGATGCTCGACTACAGCGAGCAGAAGATCCGCTTCACCGACTTTCATGGCGTCGTCGGTTCCAGCGATCTGGGCGGTGATCTCTACTACCTGCCGCGCAAGGATCGCCCGGAGATCACTGCGAATCTCGTTTCCCAGAAAGTCGTGTTTGCCGATCTCGCCGGCTTCATCGGCGCGCCTCCGGGGAAGGATGGTGCCGCCAACGACACGAAGCAGCAGAAGGCCGAGCGTGACAAGCAGGAAGCGAAGGCGACACTGCTGCCGGATCAGCCGATCAACCTGCCAAAGCTGCGCGCTGCTGACATGCATGTCAGCTACAAGGCGGAGCGCATCGAAACCGATGACCTGCCGCTCGACAATATCATTGCCGTGCTCGATATCGTCGACGGCAAGCTGACCATGAAACCGCTGAGCTTCGCCGTCGGCACTGGCGCGATCGCGCTGAACATCGCGCTCGATGGCCAGCAGGATCAGGTGCATGCGGTGGCCGATATCGACTTCCGCAAGGTCGATCTCGGCCACATCCTGAAGAAGAGCACGATCTTCCGCGGCACCGGCGTGATCGCCGGCTCCGGCCGGATCGACACCACCGGCAACTCGCTGAAGACCATGCTCGGCCGCGGTGATGGCCAGCTGAAGCTGTTCATGACCGGCGGCGATCTCAGCGCCATCCTGATCGACCTCGCCGGTCTCGATCTCGGCAACGCCTTGCTGTCGGCGATCGGCATTCCGCGCCGCACCGACCTGCGTTGCATGATCGCGGACTTCGGCCTCAAGGACGGACAGGTCGACACCCGCACCCTGCTGCTCGATACCACCGAGGCCAATGTCATCGGCAGCGGCGCGATCAATCTCACCGACGAGAAGATCGACTACAAGCTGAAGACCGAGCCGAAGCACTTCAACATCGGCTCCCTGCCCGCGCCGATCATCATCAAGGGCCCGCTGAAGTCACCCAGCGTTGCGCCGGAGTACAAATCGCTGGCGCTGCGGGGTGCTGCTGCGGCCATACTGGGCGTCGTCGCCACCCCGCTGGCCGCGCTGATCCCCACGGTCCAGCTCGGTCTTGGTGATGACAACGACTGCGTGGCGCTGCTGAAAACCGTCGGCGCGCCGCCGTCGGCGACCAGGCCCAAGGGTAAAAGCAAAGGCAAGGGCGGCTAG